The Malus domestica chromosome 06, GDT2T_hap1 genome has a segment encoding these proteins:
- the LOC103432987 gene encoding uncharacterized protein, which translates to MLPHSYAVDSHSKSQDLACTILASSAPHQISSTCTSIESFLHSLSPDQSRHFFSLTFPTLICKLFGFEDATSSPPPPPQPASQQQPSPSSPSSSPNGWIDTVLASNDVDLANRLFALLAPNSLLFNAISAVDRLSLVKYVFPIERLPEWVRFMLSSENDSRVLSDLAPIFKNRVKEDSIKPNFYQLQLNVFEYYMFWFAYYPVCRGNGENCDFVSIKRNKRFKFENWVSSISGFSSTSRGAEVKIECNLYIRLLYAYLRSFVGVTDLNQQLPQRSSLLQYSSGYDSSVIAQAEFFVNALVNFWLVDNDFSPLPVNLCKSSGVSFPFRSVLGETPPTPGLGEVVKLFVKYLNLGLVVHRDGNENMENYGSPRWRVPGSFDAFKLRDVVAVSPGIGSWNLLIQRPLYRFILRTFLFCPVGASIKNISEVFSVWITYIEPWDISLDDFSDLDAVFDGSTKNGRKDSSQPQDRCFTSSWQGYVLANYLYYSSLVMHFVGFAHKFLHTDPEIIVQMVLKILTILTSSKELKDLIKMVDTAFHSKQAGSGKSMLNSLCRFVTPIREQLQDWEDGLSESDADGSFLHENWNKDLRLFSDGEDGGQQLLQLFILRAEAELLAVSGDNGAHNLQCIDSLKAQVSCLFGGHTVKVLSFSPEPKQPPQPRDEIFKPRRVGNHTLADVKYKGDWMKRPISDDEVAWMARLLVEFSGWINERLGLNQSESSQADPSYVEVSSDVVGNVFGLTDTMKAVLGAVGSWLVMLGVAVVKLMRKHGLRVNLRMLASKKVVMVLLLSAVYTILKKAFGMYQRV; encoded by the exons ATGCTCCCGCACTCGTACGCCGTCGATTCCCATTCCAAATCCCAAGACCTCGCCTGCACCATCCTCGCCTCCTCGGCTCCGCACCAGATCTCCTCCACCTGCACCTCCATCGAGTCTTTCCTGCACTCCCTCTCACCCGACCAATCCCGCCACTTCTTCTCCCTCACTTTCCCAACCCTCATCTGCAAGCTCTTCGGCTTCGAGGATGCAACGTCATCACCGCCGCCTCCGCCACAACCAGCTTCACAGCAACAACCCTCGCCCTCCTCCCCTTCCTCCTCACCCAACGGCTGGATTGATACCGTCCTCGCGTCCAACGACGTAGATTTAGCCAACAGGCTCTTCGCCCTCCTCGCCCCCAACAGCCTCCTCTTCAACGCAATATCCGCCGTTGATCGCCTCTCCCTCGTCAAATACGTGTTCCCTATTGAACGGTTGCCGGAATGGGTCCGATTCATGCTCTCCTCGGAAAATGATAGCCGGGTATTATCCGATTTAGCCCCAATTTTCAAAAATAGGGTTAAGGAAGACTCAATTAAACCCAATTTCTATCAACTTCAGCTCAATGTCTTTGAATATTACATGTTTTGGTTCGCTTATTACCCTGTTTGTCGGGGAAATGGCGAAAATTGTGATTTTGTTTCTATAAAAAGGAACAAAAGGTTTAAATTTGAGAATTGGGTTTCATCAATTTCTGGTTTTTCAAGCACTAGTCGCGGGGCGGAGGTTAAAATTGAATGCAACTTATATATTAGGCTTTTGTATGCATATCTTCGTTCTTTTGTTGGTGTAACTGATTTGAATCAGCAACTGCCACAGCGTAGTTCGCTTTTGCAGTACTCATCGGGATATGATAGCTCGGTCATAGCTCAGGCAGAGTTTTTTGTTAATGCTTTGGTGAACTTTTGGTTGGTTGATAATGATTTTTCACCGCTACCTGTTAATCTGTGTAAGTCATCTGGGGTTTCATTCCCATTCCGATCAGTTTTGGGCGAGACCCCACCAACCCCCGGGTTAGGAGAGGTGGTGAAgttgtttgtgaagtacttgaATTTGGGTTTGGTcgtgcatagagatggaaatgaGAATATGGAAAACTATGGGAGTCCGAGGTGGAGAGTGCCGGGTTCATTTGATGCCTTCAAGTTGAGGGATGTAGTGGCGGTTTCACCAGGTATCGGATCTTGGAACTTGTTGATACAGAGGCCGCTGTACCGGTTTATATTGAGGACGTTCTTGTTTTGTCCAGTGGGGGCTTCGATTAAAAATATATCAGAGGTGTTTTCGGTTTGGATTACCTATATTGAACCTTGGGATATTAGTTTGGATGACTTTTCAGATCTTGATGCTGTTTTTGACGGATCAACTAAGAATGGGAGAAAGGATAGCTCGCAGCCTCAAGACCGTTGCTTTACATCTTCTTGGCAGGGTTATGTGCTGGCCAACTACTTGTATTACAGTTCCTTGGTTATGCATTTCGTTGGGTTTGCCCACAAGTTTCTTCACACTGATCCAGAAATAATTGTCCAGATGGTATTGAAG ATCCTAACTATATTGACATCATCCAAAGAACTCAAGGATCTTATAAAGATGGTGGATACTGCTTTTCATTCCAAACAAGCAGGATCAGGAAAATCGATGCTTAATAGCTTGTGTAGATTTGTTACTCCAATTCGCGAACAGCTCCAG GACTGGGAGGATGGCTTATCTGAGAGTGATGCAGATGGGTCTTTCTTGCATGAGAATTGGAATAAAGATTTACGATTGTTCAGTGATGGTGAAGATGGCGGGCAACAGTTGCTTCAg TTGTTCATATTACGCGCAGAAGCTGAGTTGCTAGCTGTTTCTGGTGATAATGGTGCGCACAACCTTCAGTGCATAGACTCTTTGAAAGCTCAGGTGAGCTGTCTATTTGGTGGGCATACTGTAAAGGTACTGTCATTTTCTCCTGAACCAAAACAGCCTCCGCAACCCCGGGATGAAATATTCAAGCCCAGGAGAGTTGGCAACCACACTCTGGCTGATGTCAAATACAAGGGTGACTGGATGAAGCGCCCCATCTCCGATGATGAGGTTGCTTGGATGGCAAGATTACTTGTTGAGTTTTCTGGTTGGATAAATGAGCGTCTTGGACTAAACCAGTCGGAGAGCAGCCAAGCAGACCCTTCATATGTGGAAGTGTCAAGCGATGTTGTGGGCAATGTCTTTGGACTGACGGATACGATGAAGGCAGTGTTGGGTGCAGTAGGTTCTTGGCTTGTGATGTTGGGAGTGGCAGTGGTGAAGCTAATGAGGAAACATGGATTGAGGGTGAATCTGAGGATGTTGGCGTCAAAGAAGGTTGTAATGGTTTTGCTTTTGTCTGCTGTGTATACTATATTGAAGAAAGCTTTTGGAATGTACCAAAGGGTGTAG